In uncultured Methanobacterium sp., a genomic segment contains:
- a CDS encoding PAS domain S-box protein yields the protein MADVNILLVEDESIEALDIKHTLESFGYNVPYIASLGEEAVEKALDIMPDLVLIDIVLKGNFNGIKVASEIKKLKIPFIYLTAHSEEATVQEAKLTEPYGFIIKPYDPLELKYTIDIALYKKSVEKVRDDAEQLRRKTENDLKLASLYNRSLIEASLDPLVTIGPDGKITDVNQATATITGYSRNELIGNDFSDYFTDQEKARNGYQKVFKEGFVRDYPLDIQHKDESVTPVLYNASVYKDESGNVVGVFAAARDITQLKKIEKEVKESTLYNRSLIEASLDPLVTIGPDGKITDVNHATEMVTGYSRAELIGTDFSNYFTTPEKAKEGYQQVFKEGYVRDYLLKIQHKNGNITPVLYNASVYKDESGDVVGVFAAARDITQRQKADKKIHEIMENFRAMADNASEGILIATGEGIHVYANQMAAEITGYSVEELLNTSISDLAHPSEIKGLMERYNSRITDKPLSPTHETIIVRKDKKVIPIEFTGAKTIWKGQTADMIIIRDISERKQAEKEQKRLNRKLKAISNCNQTLLRAVDEHSLLIEICRIICDEAGYRLAWVGYAEHDKNKTIQPVAWAGFDSEYVTNTKLSWSTDTDKGLGPAGIVIRSGEIVYVQDFTTDPLMGPWRESALQHGYRSGIALPLTGNQNNVFGVLMIYSSEPNAITTDEIWLMEELAGNLAFGITSLRERAELKLLKDELKRASLYNRSLIEASLDPLVTIGPDGKITDVNHATEKVTGYSREKIIGTDFSDYFTEPDKARKGYQKVFKEGFVRDYPLKIQHQTGYITPVLYNASVYKDESGNVAGVFAAARDITQRQRSEEKIQMLANVVESSDDAIISKSLDGKITSWNKGAELIYGYSAEEIVGKDISILAQSQLKDETKQFIEKIKQGERILHYETVRVRKDGEEINVSLTLSPIFNTSHDLIGISTIARDITQRKKNDDAILQAKEEWEHTFDRVPDLIAILDTNFQVVRANKAMANRLGVNPEEVVGLTCYNAVHGLDSPPSFCPYMKLLEDGQEHTVEVHEDRLGGDFIVSVSPLHDSDGKLIGIVHVARDITDRKKAEDKIKKSLKEKEVLLSEIHHRVKNNMQIISSLLNLQSQYVVSAETVDVLKESQDRVKAMATIYEKLSQSNDLTKIDLKNYIQSLIHGLFYSHRLNEGQITPIIKIENIMLNIETAIPCGLIISELVSNSLKHGFPEGKKGEICVCIRTDDNKYELKIGDNGIGFPEEIDFKNTDTLGLKLVNNLINQLDGEVTLNKSQGTEFKIIFKELKYKKRI from the coding sequence ATGGCAGATGTAAATATCCTTCTGGTAGAGGATGAAAGCATAGAAGCCCTGGATATCAAGCACACACTGGAATCTTTCGGTTATAATGTTCCATATATCGCTTCACTTGGCGAAGAAGCTGTAGAAAAAGCATTAGACATTATGCCCGATCTTGTTTTGATAGATATAGTTTTAAAAGGAAATTTTAACGGTATTAAAGTAGCATCCGAAATTAAAAAACTTAAAATACCGTTTATATATTTGACAGCTCATTCTGAAGAAGCTACTGTCCAAGAAGCTAAACTTACCGAACCTTATGGATTTATAATAAAACCATACGACCCTCTTGAACTAAAATACACTATTGATATTGCCCTGTACAAAAAATCGGTAGAGAAAGTTAGGGATGACGCCGAACAACTACGTAGAAAAACTGAAAATGATCTTAAGTTGGCAAGTCTGTATAATCGTAGCTTGATCGAAGCTAGTCTGGATCCTCTAGTTACCATTGGCCCTGATGGTAAGATCACCGATGTTAACCAGGCCACTGCTACCATCACTGGTTATTCCAGAAATGAACTCATAGGTAACGACTTTTCAGACTACTTCACCGATCAAGAAAAAGCCAGAAATGGCTACCAAAAAGTCTTCAAAGAAGGTTTTGTCCGCGATTATCCCCTGGACATTCAACACAAGGATGAAAGTGTAACTCCAGTCCTATACAACGCTTCAGTTTATAAAGACGAATCGGGGAACGTAGTTGGTGTCTTCGCAGCAGCACGCGATATCACTCAGCTTAAAAAAATTGAAAAAGAAGTCAAAGAATCAACCTTGTATAACAGAAGCCTTATAGAAGCCAGCCTCGACCCGTTAGTCACCATTGGCCCTGATGGTAAGATCACTGATGTTAATCATGCCACAGAAATGGTGACTGGATACTCAAGAGCAGAATTAATAGGAACTGATTTCTCCAACTACTTCACCACACCTGAAAAAGCCAAAGAAGGTTATCAGCAAGTTTTTAAGGAAGGATATGTTAGGGATTATCTCTTAAAAATTCAACACAAAAATGGAAACATAACCCCTGTACTGTACAACGCTTCAGTTTATAAAGACGAATCAGGGGACGTAGTTGGAGTTTTCGCAGCAGCACGCGACATCACCCAACGCCAAAAAGCAGATAAGAAGATTCATGAAATCATGGAAAACTTCCGGGCCATGGCAGACAATGCCAGTGAAGGTATCCTTATTGCCACTGGAGAAGGAATTCATGTATATGCCAACCAGATGGCAGCAGAAATAACTGGATACTCAGTTGAAGAATTACTTAATACAAGTATAAGTGATTTAGCACATCCCAGTGAGATAAAAGGATTAATGGAAAGGTATAATAGCAGAATTACCGACAAACCTCTATCTCCGACACACGAAACCATTATTGTGCGGAAAGATAAGAAAGTTATTCCAATTGAATTTACAGGTGCTAAAACGATTTGGAAAGGCCAAACAGCAGATATGATCATAATAAGAGATATTTCAGAAAGAAAACAGGCAGAAAAGGAACAAAAACGTTTGAATCGTAAATTAAAAGCCATTAGCAACTGTAACCAGACATTATTGAGGGCTGTAGACGAGCACAGCCTACTGATAGAAATATGTAGGATTATTTGTGACGAAGCAGGATACCGTCTGGCTTGGGTGGGATACGCCGAGCATGATAAAAACAAAACCATCCAACCAGTAGCATGGGCCGGATTTGATAGTGAATATGTCACTAATACCAAACTGAGTTGGTCAACAGACACAGACAAAGGTTTAGGTCCTGCAGGAATAGTTATAAGGAGTGGAGAAATCGTTTATGTTCAGGATTTCACAACTGATCCCTTAATGGGACCGTGGCGCGAAAGTGCATTGCAGCATGGATACCGTTCGGGTATTGCTCTGCCCCTTACTGGCAACCAGAATAATGTATTTGGAGTTCTCATGATTTACTCCTCCGAACCCAACGCAATTACCACAGATGAAATTTGGCTTATGGAAGAGCTGGCAGGCAATCTGGCCTTTGGTATAACCTCTCTGCGTGAGCGAGCTGAATTGAAGCTATTAAAAGATGAACTGAAACGGGCAAGTTTGTATAATCGTAGCTTGATCGAAGCTAGTCTGGATCCTCTGGTTACCATTGGTCCAGATGGTAAGATCACCGATGTTAACCATGCCACTGAAAAGGTTACAGGCTATTCCCGGGAGAAAATTATCGGCACTGACTTTTCAGATTACTTCACAGAACCAGACAAAGCCAGAAAAGGCTATCAAAAGGTATTCAAAGAAGGTTTTGTGCGTGATTATCCTTTAAAGATTCAACACCAAACTGGCTATATAACTCCTGTCTTATACAATGCTTCAGTTTATAAAGATGAATCGGGAAATGTAGCTGGAGTTTTCGCAGCAGCACGCGACATCACCCAACGCCAAAGATCAGAAGAGAAAATTCAAATGCTGGCCAATGTGGTGGAATCATCGGATGATGCCATTATATCCAAGTCCCTTGACGGGAAAATAACCAGCTGGAATAAAGGTGCAGAGTTGATTTATGGATATTCTGCTGAAGAAATTGTGGGAAAAGACATTTCAATCCTGGCACAGTCCCAGCTGAAGGATGAAACAAAACAGTTCATCGAAAAAATCAAACAGGGAGAACGTATCCTCCATTATGAAACAGTGAGGGTGCGGAAAGATGGGGAAGAAATAAATGTTTCACTTACCCTTTCCCCTATTTTTAACACCTCCCATGATCTAATTGGAATCTCCACAATCGCCAGAGATATCACCCAACGAAAAAAAAATGATGATGCCATTCTTCAGGCAAAGGAAGAATGGGAGCATACATTCGATAGGGTTCCCGACTTAATAGCTATATTGGATACTAATTTTCAGGTTGTCCGTGCCAACAAGGCCATGGCCAATAGATTGGGGGTGAATCCTGAAGAAGTAGTTGGACTTACCTGTTATAATGCAGTACATGGATTGGATTCCCCCCCATCATTTTGTCCCTACATGAAATTGCTTGAAGATGGTCAGGAGCACACTGTAGAGGTTCATGAGGATCGTCTGGGGGGTGATTTCATTGTCAGTGTGTCACCATTACATGATTCAGATGGGAAACTGATTGGAATTGTACATGTAGCCCGTGATATTACCGATAGGAAAAAAGCAGAAGACAAGATAAAAAAATCTCTCAAAGAAAAGGAAGTTCTTTTAAGTGAAATACATCACCGTGTGAAAAACAACATGCAGATCATTTCCAGTCTCTTAAACCTTCAGAGTCAATATGTTGTCAGTGCTGAAACTGTTGATGTCCTGAAGGAGAGTCAGGATAGAGTTAAGGCCATGGCCACCATCTACGAGAAATTATCCCAGTCCAATGATTTAACTAAAATCGATTTAAAAAATTATATTCAGAGCCTTATACACGGTCTTTTTTATTCACATAGACTAAATGAAGGTCAGATAACCCCCATAATCAAAATCGAAAACATAATGCTAAACATTGAAACAGCTATTCCTTGTGGCCTCATAATAAGTGAACTGGTTTCCAATAGTCTTAAACATGGATTTCCAGAAGGTAAAAAAGGAGAAATCTGTGTCTGTATTAGAACAGATGATAATAAATATGAGCTTAAGATAGGGGATAATGGAATTGGATTCCCTGAAGAGATTGATTTTAAAAACACAGATACTCTTGGGCTTAAATTAGTAAATAATTTAATAAATCAACTTGACGGGGAAGTTACTCTTAATAAAAGTCAGGGCACAGAATTCAA
- a CDS encoding bifunctional 5,6,7,8-tetrahydromethanopterin hydro-lyase/3-hexulose-6-phosphate synthase: MYQIGEALIGNGNEIAHIDLVIGDKNGPVGAAFVNNMSNLSLGHTPLLSVVRPNLMTKPATLIVPKVSVRCLDDANKIFGPAQTAVGRAVADAVEEGILPKEDAEDMVLIISVFIHPEASDYRKIYQYNYGATKLALKRAMEGYPSINKVLAEKDRGAHPVMGFKVTRLWKPPYLQVALDLDNMQEMERIIDSLPDRERILIEAGTPLVKKFGVGIISKIRELKKDAFIIADLKTLDVGRVEVKMAADETADAVAISGLGTQESIEKAIHEAQKQGIYSILDMMNVDNFTEKLETLNLKPDIVLLHRNVDLETMKAERGEEQAAMTEWGNINQIKEILGDNGLVAVAGGIVPKKMDQALDSGADIIVVGRYIIGSRDVRHAAEDFLEKMPQDPDTMRLALDEDESI; encoded by the coding sequence ATGTACCAGATAGGGGAAGCCTTAATCGGAAACGGAAATGAAATTGCTCACATTGATCTAGTAATTGGAGACAAAAACGGGCCAGTAGGTGCTGCCTTCGTGAATAACATGTCAAATCTTTCACTGGGCCACACACCATTGCTCTCAGTTGTCAGACCTAACCTGATGACCAAACCAGCAACACTCATAGTGCCCAAGGTCAGTGTACGATGCCTTGATGATGCCAATAAGATATTTGGACCAGCTCAAACCGCAGTAGGTAGAGCAGTGGCTGATGCAGTGGAAGAAGGCATATTACCAAAAGAAGATGCCGAAGACATGGTTCTGATCATCAGTGTGTTCATACATCCTGAAGCATCAGATTATCGTAAAATCTACCAGTACAACTACGGAGCAACCAAATTAGCCCTCAAAAGAGCAATGGAAGGATATCCATCCATAAACAAAGTATTAGCCGAAAAAGACAGAGGAGCGCATCCAGTAATGGGTTTCAAAGTAACCAGACTATGGAAGCCACCGTACCTGCAGGTAGCACTTGACCTGGACAACATGCAAGAAATGGAACGAATCATAGACAGCTTACCAGACCGGGAAAGAATCCTGATAGAAGCCGGAACACCACTGGTTAAGAAGTTTGGAGTGGGAATCATCAGCAAGATCAGGGAACTCAAGAAGGATGCCTTCATCATTGCCGACCTCAAGACCCTGGACGTTGGCCGTGTAGAAGTTAAAATGGCAGCAGATGAAACTGCAGATGCAGTGGCCATATCCGGACTCGGAACCCAGGAATCCATTGAAAAAGCAATCCACGAAGCCCAGAAACAGGGAATTTATTCCATACTGGACATGATGAACGTGGACAACTTCACTGAAAAACTGGAAACCCTCAATTTAAAACCAGACATCGTTCTCTTACACCGTAACGTGGACCTGGAAACCATGAAAGCTGAACGTGGTGAAGAACAGGCAGCCATGACTGAATGGGGTAACATTAACCAGATCAAGGAGATTCTGGGTGATAATGGTCTGGTGGCAGTAGCCGGAGGTATTGTCCCTAAAAAGATGGATCAGGCCCTGGACAGTGGTGCAGACATTATCGTGGTTGGCCGTTACATCATCGGATCCAGAGATGTACGCCACGCAGCCGAGGACTTCCTGGAAAAAATGCCTCAGGACCCTGACACCATGCGACTGGCTTTAGACGAAGACGAATCCATATAA
- a CDS encoding TrpB-like pyridoxal phosphate-dependent enzyme, which translates to MYSVKLTEKEIPKKWYNIAADLPVEFPAYDQTEEGKQLENLPKIFSKGVLEQELSTERYIKIPKEVRNLYKQMGRPTPLARAKALEDHLDTPAKIFYKREDTSPTGSHKLNTAIAQAYYAKKDGIERLTTETGAGQWGTALSLACNLMDMDCTVYMVKVSFNQKPYRKTIMQLYNGEVLASPTDRTEFGRKVLKENPEHPGTLGVAISEAIEDALSDEKVNYSLGSVLNHVMLHQTVIGQETKKQLEIFDESPDVMVACVGGGSNFAGAIFPFVKDQLDEKIDCKFIAAEPSHCPTLTQGEYCYDFGDTAGLTPLIKMYTMGHDYIPPSDHAGGLRYHGMSPLVALLVNQGIVEARAVEQNDIFKSGVTFARTEGIVPAPETCHAIKIGIDEALECKKTGEEKNIVVNFSGHGLLDLKGYDDYLEGKIVD; encoded by the coding sequence ATGTACAGTGTAAAATTAACTGAAAAAGAAATTCCCAAAAAATGGTACAACATCGCCGCGGATTTACCAGTAGAGTTCCCGGCCTATGACCAGACCGAAGAAGGAAAACAACTGGAAAACCTGCCCAAAATATTCTCCAAAGGAGTATTAGAACAGGAATTATCCACAGAACGTTACATTAAGATCCCAAAGGAAGTTAGAAACCTTTACAAACAGATGGGCCGACCAACCCCACTGGCTAGAGCCAAAGCCCTGGAAGACCATCTGGACACCCCTGCCAAGATATTCTACAAAAGGGAAGATACTTCCCCCACAGGAAGTCACAAATTAAACACTGCAATAGCCCAGGCATACTACGCTAAAAAAGATGGTATTGAACGTTTAACCACTGAAACCGGTGCAGGACAATGGGGAACCGCCCTCTCACTGGCCTGTAACCTCATGGACATGGACTGCACAGTTTACATGGTTAAGGTATCATTCAACCAGAAACCTTACCGTAAAACCATCATGCAGCTCTACAATGGAGAAGTATTAGCATCCCCAACCGATAGAACTGAATTCGGTAGGAAAGTGCTGAAAGAAAATCCAGAACATCCTGGAACTCTGGGAGTGGCTATATCCGAAGCAATTGAAGATGCATTAAGCGATGAAAAAGTGAACTACTCCTTAGGAAGTGTTTTAAACCACGTTATGTTACATCAGACTGTAATTGGACAGGAAACCAAGAAACAACTGGAAATATTCGATGAATCTCCCGACGTTATGGTGGCCTGTGTTGGTGGTGGCAGTAACTTTGCCGGAGCCATATTCCCATTCGTCAAGGACCAGCTGGATGAAAAAATCGACTGTAAATTCATTGCCGCCGAACCATCCCACTGCCCAACCCTGACCCAGGGAGAATACTGCTATGACTTCGGAGACACCGCCGGACTCACCCCACTAATTAAGATGTACACCATGGGACACGACTACATACCACCATCAGATCATGCTGGAGGACTCAGATACCATGGTATGTCACCTTTAGTAGCTCTTCTGGTTAACCAGGGTATTGTGGAAGCAAGAGCTGTGGAACAGAACGATATCTTCAAGAGCGGAGTGACCTTCGCCAGAACAGAAGGAATAGTTCCTGCACCAGAGACCTGTCACGCCATAAAAATCGGAATAGATGAAGCACTTGAATGCAAGAAGACTGGTGAAGAGAAAAACATCGTGGTTAACTTCTCTGGCCATGGACTTCTGGATCTTAAAGGTTATGATGATTATCTAGAAGGTAAAATAGTAGATTAA
- a CDS encoding DUF1786 domain-containing protein, with protein sequence MKILAIDVGTGTQDIMLYDSYESMENAVKMVLPSPTQIMANRIKKHHHDLFLSGETMGGGPVNKAIKTHLDKGYRVVMTENSARTVRDDLERVRSTGVDIIQGTEKHPEIPELELKDVDLTAIRDALLNFDVELDFDRIGVAVQDHGYQAGTGDRNFRFQKIREKLDIPRAPEEFAYHGEIPEYFTRMQGVKRTLKGYQPLIMDSKFASICGATLDPLVSQMDKYVAIDVGNGHTLAASFMDGKIHGVFEHHTGILTPKRIEELVKRLSEGTITHEEVHDEHGHGAWVVDAIDSFECVVATGPKRAIMTETDLNVHNAAPGGDVMMTGPAGLIKSIKLGK encoded by the coding sequence ATGAAAATATTGGCAATCGATGTGGGTACCGGGACCCAGGACATAATGCTATATGATTCTTATGAATCAATGGAGAATGCAGTGAAGATGGTTCTCCCTTCTCCTACGCAAATAATGGCCAACAGGATAAAAAAACATCATCATGACCTGTTTTTGAGTGGTGAAACCATGGGGGGTGGACCTGTAAACAAGGCCATAAAAACTCATCTTGATAAAGGTTACCGGGTGGTGATGACCGAAAATTCAGCCAGAACAGTCCGGGATGACCTGGAAAGAGTAAGGTCTACAGGGGTGGATATTATTCAGGGCACAGAAAAACATCCAGAAATCCCAGAATTAGAGCTTAAAGATGTTGATTTAACTGCAATTAGGGATGCTCTTTTGAATTTTGATGTGGAACTTGATTTTGACCGTATTGGGGTGGCAGTCCAGGATCATGGTTACCAGGCAGGAACCGGTGACCGCAACTTCCGTTTCCAGAAGATAAGGGAGAAACTTGACATTCCACGGGCACCGGAAGAGTTTGCATATCATGGGGAAATCCCAGAATATTTCACCCGTATGCAGGGGGTTAAAAGAACCCTTAAAGGTTACCAACCACTTATAATGGACTCTAAATTCGCTTCTATTTGTGGAGCAACCCTTGATCCTCTTGTCAGTCAAATGGATAAATATGTGGCTATTGATGTTGGTAATGGACACACACTGGCGGCATCTTTCATGGATGGGAAGATTCACGGAGTTTTCGAGCATCATACTGGTATTTTAACTCCTAAAAGGATAGAAGAACTTGTGAAACGGCTATCTGAAGGTACTATCACTCATGAGGAGGTTCATGATGAGCATGGTCACGGGGCCTGGGTGGTGGATGCCATAGACTCATTTGAATGTGTGGTGGCCACTGGGCCAAAGCGTGCCATAATGACTGAGACAGATTTAAATGTGCATAACGCTGCTCCAGGAGGGGATGTAATGATGACTGGGCCGGCAGGATTGATAAAATCTATTAAATTGGGCAAATAA
- a CDS encoding PHP domain-containing protein translates to MIIDPHIHSTYSGDSTATVKDIVKHSRKIGLDAIAIADHNTLKGSEVALKEFGKMDDLVIIPAMEVSTSKGHIVALGISEEIPKGISPEETVELIRVQGGIAVAAHPFVSYREGLFTNVKFVDVDAMETLNSRYIFGYSNWRAKNMANERNIPQIGASDAHFLGAIGSCVTEVEADFSVESIIKGILSGKTSVYGDRTPLPLILKEVINKKIRRI, encoded by the coding sequence GTGATCATTGACCCCCACATTCACAGTACCTATTCTGGAGACTCCACAGCCACGGTGAAGGATATTGTCAAGCATTCCCGTAAGATTGGCCTGGATGCCATTGCCATTGCTGATCACAACACCCTTAAGGGGTCGGAGGTCGCTTTAAAGGAATTCGGTAAAATGGATGATCTGGTGATCATACCGGCCATGGAAGTTTCCACCAGCAAGGGACACATCGTGGCCCTGGGTATAAGTGAAGAAATACCAAAGGGAATTTCTCCGGAGGAAACAGTGGAACTCATCCGTGTTCAGGGGGGAATTGCAGTAGCAGCCCATCCTTTTGTTTCTTATAGGGAAGGACTGTTTACCAATGTGAAATTTGTGGATGTTGATGCCATGGAAACCCTTAATTCCCGTTATATATTTGGATACTCCAACTGGCGAGCTAAGAACATGGCCAACGAAAGGAACATCCCCCAGATCGGTGCCAGTGATGCGCACTTTTTAGGGGCCATTGGTAGCTGTGTTACTGAAGTGGAAGCAGATTTCTCAGTGGAGAGTATTATCAAGGGTATTCTTTCCGGGAAGACCAGTGTTTATGGAGACAGAACACCATTACCTCTCATACTTAAAGAAGTCATTAACAAGAAGATCAGACGAATTTGA
- a CDS encoding DUF63 family protein has product MVLDQVTQYIQENFVYLHPGYTTFNTIVFGIVLGLIILLIIKMFKWIDKDPKDLFIPLIPFIFFGSSARALVDNGIYPLTYILVTPGIYILTGLTAIFTLLASVLIERKIGWNYRYIIFAVGAAMCVPNIYYTQNINPVVVFQVIGTWALVSAPFVLLGFKWSLLKDKFNLGVLLAHLLDASSTFIAVDYYGYGEQHVLPNALTQMADSAIVMFPLKIAVILPALYIIDTYVEDKTIRNMLKLAIFILGLAPGIRNFLSLAMGT; this is encoded by the coding sequence ATGGTTCTTGATCAAGTCACTCAGTACATCCAGGAGAACTTTGTATACCTACACCCAGGCTACACCACATTCAATACCATTGTTTTTGGTATAGTTCTTGGATTAATAATTCTCCTAATCATTAAAATGTTCAAATGGATTGATAAGGACCCAAAGGACCTTTTCATACCCTTAATACCATTCATATTCTTTGGATCCAGTGCCAGGGCTCTGGTGGATAATGGTATATATCCCTTAACTTACATCCTGGTAACTCCAGGCATATACATATTAACAGGGTTAACCGCTATATTCACCCTTTTAGCATCGGTTTTAATTGAACGCAAGATTGGCTGGAATTATCGCTACATCATATTTGCAGTAGGGGCAGCGATGTGTGTTCCAAACATATATTACACTCAAAATATTAATCCAGTGGTAGTATTTCAGGTAATTGGAACATGGGCTTTAGTTTCTGCTCCATTCGTACTACTTGGATTTAAATGGAGTCTTTTAAAGGACAAGTTTAACCTGGGGGTTCTTTTAGCTCACCTACTGGATGCCAGTTCCACCTTTATAGCAGTGGATTATTACGGTTATGGTGAGCAGCACGTCCTGCCCAATGCCCTCACCCAGATGGCGGACAGTGCCATTGTAATGTTCCCTCTTAAAATAGCAGTTATATTACCTGCCCTCTACATAATTGATACTTATGTTGAGGATAAGACCATCAGGAACATGTTAAAACTGGCTATATTTATTCTGGGATTGGCACCGGGCATCAGGAATTTCCTGAGCCTGGCAATGGGAACATGA
- a CDS encoding 2-isopropylmalate synthase — protein sequence MYIDKVKKEMKIPEKVRIFDTTLRDGEQTPGVAITPDEKIRIAKRLDRLGVDVIEVGFPAASLGEQKAAQEIKGLELNAKVCGLARVLQEDLDAAINSDVDYIHTFIGTSPLHREFKLHMGQEEILTKSVEAVEYIKDHGIIAEFSAEDATRTEFEYLKEVYTAVEDAGADVINVPDTVGVMVPASMRQLVFDIKNVVNIPISVHCHDDFGLAVANSLAAVEAGAQQVHATINGLGERAGNTSLEEVVMALMTTYGVKTNITTELLVGTSELVSRITGVKMPPNKAIVGENAFAHEAGIHVHGVLQNAETYEPMKPEMVGHTRRIVMGKHSGARSIRSKLDEYDIEMDEDQFCTLYDQVKKLGDKGKMVTDADLQALAETVLGKPKEEKVKLEGFTVMTGDNVLPTATVKLNMDGKIKTAAKTGVGPVDAAINAIQDLVRETADIELKEYHIEAITGGTNALAEVFVIMTDGEGNSATGRSTVEDVVMASVEAVLDAINKILIAR from the coding sequence ATGTACATAGATAAGGTAAAAAAAGAAATGAAAATACCTGAAAAGGTAAGAATATTCGATACCACCCTCCGTGACGGTGAACAAACACCCGGGGTGGCTATAACGCCGGACGAAAAGATTAGAATAGCCAAGAGGCTGGATCGTCTGGGAGTGGATGTTATAGAAGTGGGTTTCCCAGCAGCATCACTGGGTGAGCAGAAGGCTGCCCAGGAAATTAAAGGTCTGGAACTGAATGCAAAGGTATGTGGTTTGGCTAGAGTACTGCAGGAAGACTTAGATGCAGCTATAAATTCTGATGTGGATTACATTCACACTTTTATTGGTACGTCTCCGTTACACAGGGAATTTAAGTTACACATGGGTCAGGAGGAAATACTGACTAAATCCGTGGAAGCTGTGGAATACATCAAGGATCATGGTATCATAGCAGAGTTCTCAGCCGAAGATGCCACCAGAACTGAGTTTGAATACCTGAAAGAAGTTTACACTGCAGTGGAGGATGCAGGGGCAGATGTGATCAATGTCCCCGATACAGTTGGAGTTATGGTACCGGCCTCAATGCGCCAGCTGGTATTTGATATTAAAAACGTGGTGAATATTCCCATAAGTGTGCACTGTCACGATGACTTTGGACTGGCAGTGGCCAACAGCCTGGCAGCAGTGGAAGCCGGAGCCCAGCAAGTCCACGCCACCATCAACGGTCTGGGAGAAAGAGCAGGAAACACTTCCCTTGAAGAGGTTGTCATGGCATTAATGACCACTTATGGTGTTAAAACTAATATAACAACCGAACTCTTAGTGGGAACTTCGGAACTGGTTTCCAGGATTACCGGAGTGAAAATGCCTCCTAACAAGGCCATTGTGGGGGAGAATGCATTTGCCCATGAAGCAGGTATACACGTCCATGGAGTATTACAGAATGCTGAGACTTACGAACCAATGAAACCGGAAATGGTAGGACACACCCGCCGTATAGTCATGGGGAAACACTCAGGGGCCCGTTCCATAAGGTCAAAACTTGATGAATATGATATTGAGATGGATGAAGACCAGTTCTGCACATTATATGATCAGGTGAAGAAGCTGGGAGATAAGGGTAAAATGGTTACCGATGCCGATCTCCAGGCACTGGCCGAAACTGTGCTTGGAAAACCCAAGGAAGAAAAGGTCAAACTGGAGGGGTTCACGGTGATGACAGGGGACAACGTACTTCCCACAGCCACAGTTAAACTGAACATGGATGGTAAGATAAAAACCGCTGCAAAAACTGGTGTAGGGCCAGTTGACGCTGCTATAAATGCCATACAAGATTTAGTGAGGGAAACTGCTGACATAGAACTCAAAGAATATCATATTGAAGCAATAACCGGTGGTACCAATGCCCTGGCAGAAGTTTTTGTCATCATGACTGATGGTGAAGGTAACAGTGCCACTGGACGTTCGACTGTGGAAGACGTGGTTATGGCCAGTGTTGAAGCGGTTTTAGATGCAATCAACAAAATCCTTATTGCAAGATAA